The Juglans regia cultivar Chandler chromosome 16, Walnut 2.0, whole genome shotgun sequence nucleotide sequence cttctttcatattACTTATCAGTGGCCGTATTAATTGATCATTGGGATCTTAAAGAACTCGTTTCTTGATTATTGGTGTCTGATGTTGCGTTAGTTAATTGCAGGTCCTTGCAAAATCCTCAAAAATGATTCCAGGTGAGATACCTAGAAATTACAGACTTAACTGAAATAAGTGTGCTGTCTGTTAGGCGTGATGGTACCTTAGTTTAAAAGCATACTTTCACAGACAATACAGTATCCTATATGTCCCTCAATCCTCTTGTAACGTGTAAAAAAATGATTGTTATCTTCTTGTTGTTCATTCCTCCCTTGTTTGATGGCATCTCTTGGGTGAAAGGCATGGAGGATCCTGGAGCTGAGATCTGAAAATAGAATTTGCTTTATATGTAGAGACTTTctgaaaatgatggtattttattATGCTGTTGCAGTTTTGAGGCCTTGGAAACCATTTTGTACTATAGTTCTCTTATACTGTGTAATTTTACGCCTTATTTAGAAAGAGATGGTCCCCTTAATAAAATCGGACCCTagtttgtaattgttttattttgctcttttttttccgtttcaaataaaatggagaaaaaagcAGTCTAATGAATGTTATGCATGTTCTTTGGCATAGTTTATTAAAACTGAATGACTCTATTCTCAGGCATGCCTTCCATTATGTTGTACGAAAAAATTAGTCAGTGTAACCTTTCCttagtgataaaaaaaagagtcagTGTATCCTTTCCTGTCTATTTGTGACTTAGCGTAGGACTTTTTCCTTGCTCTGTTTATTTTTCTCCAATTGAGGTTGGATTATTTATACAGCTTGGTTAATATTTTCATGGAATTGATGCTTTTATGACTAACCAATGATTTATCTCACTTTTATGCAGTTATGCTGATGGGTAGTTTCGTTTATGGCATAAGATACACTTTTCCAGAGTATCTTTGTACTCTCCTTGTTGCTGGAGGGGTATCTATATTCGCACTATTAAAGGTGATGATCATACTGATgttaacttcttttttctttttaacttatgcatgcatggtttttaTGATACGTTTGGAGGAGAGAAAGTAATTGCTTCTTGCAATTTCAATTTCTGACTTCTATATGCTTGTCTCCTCTATAATACGGTTGATTGCAGACTAGCTCGAAAACTATCAGCAAGCTGGCTCATCCAAATGCACCTCTTGGATATGGGCTATGTTTTCTGAACCTTGCATTTGATGGATTTACAAATGCTACTCAGGATTCAATATCCGCCAGGTAAgtcaacaatttttttgtttaaattttatttgattcacatttaaaaaaaaaaaattgattttgtatgATGTTGAGAaactattgaatttttttttgtttccatgTTCTGGTTTACAAGTCAAAAAGCAACAAAGAAGAATGCATCTCATTGAAGTTTGTTCTGTACTTAACTTAAAAGgcaatttgtttttaatattgagTGTAAATCTCTGTACCTCTCTACTGCTGAAGAACATGTTAATTTTCGAAAAGACTGTCATTCTGCCATTTACCCCTAGAAATGTCAGGAAAATGCATAAAGGTCTTTGTTTATCTTCTATGTgcaagaaacaaaatgcaagatGCAGCAAATCTATTCTTCCAACATAATGAATTGATTGCAATAATAACTAAACAAGATTGCAATAAATTACACCAATCTGTAGAGACATTTATGTAAATATAGTGGTTCCAGACTATTGATTCTGAGATTATCTTTCCTCTTGACCTAAAGTCACTTGTTGAACATGGCTCTCATAATTTGGCAATGTAAAGAAGGCAAGATGGAGTTCATTTGGGTCTTAATTTTATTGACTTTGTAGGTTGTATGGACATTGACAATGCCAATTAATGTACTTATTAAAAATGCTTAACAATGTCTATCACAACCTTTTCTTTACAAAATCCCCCAATGTGTATTTCACCTTTTTCCATTGGTTGATGTCACCCTATTTCTATTGTTTGCACATTAGATCTGGGATTAGAATTTTGAAGTCTGCATCTCCTCCCTTTTTAGTGATAAATACACTTTGCACCCTCAAGCTACCATGGGTATTAAGCGCTATGCACCCAAAACTACAAAAACTAACACATTGCACCCTCAAACTACCAAAAATTGGAACTTTAACAATCATAATAGAATGAAGGGGCAAAATGTCATCTTTTGGTAGTTTGATGGTACGTTTTAGTTTCAGTGTAAAATGCTAAACTGCTGATAGATTGAAGGTGCAAAGTGTACTTTTCTCCCCTTTTATTACCTCCATGGAGTGCCATGCATTTCTTTCTGGGCAGAGTACCAtgcaaattgattattttagaaTGGTGAATTCTATCTCAGAGGCTGCCTTGTGCTTACCAACCCATCTTGAAtggtatatatagatttttctcAATGTTATTGGTTTCTCTGGATTAGGTATCCAAAAACAAGTGCCTGGGATATTATGCTAGGGATGAACTTATGGGGTACCATTTACAACATGGTCTACATGTTCGGCTGGCCACAGGCTAGTGGATTTGAGGCAATCCAGTTTTGCAAGCAGCATCCGGAGGCAGCATGGGATATTTTTCTCTATTGCCTTTGTGGGGCAGTTGGCCAGAATTTCATCTTTCTAACCATAAGTCGATTCGGCTCCCTTGCTAATACCACAATCACCACCACCCGCAAGTTTGTCAGCATTGTGGTTTCGTCACTCCTGAGTGGCAATCCCTTGTCAACAAAACAATGGGGGTGCGTTGTCATGGTCTTCTCCGGGTTGTCATACCAGATCTACCTCAAGTGGAAGAAGTTGCAGAGATTGCAGAAGAAGAGAAAGCCCATGTAACATTTTTTAACCATAACCTCCacccttcttcatttttttccatcATATCCCTCTTTGTTATATCATTTATGGTAGCCATTAGgcgaaaaagaaaatagtagcCGTAAAGTTGCGATGGCTTCAAGTTTAGATGATACCTAAAAGGAATCAGTTGAATGTAACTGTAGATTTTTATGTAGTAGCACTATATTTTGCCATACCCTTCTTGCTCATGCTTAGTGTTACAGTTTCTATATCTTGTAATCTATATTTGCTAAATTATCATGCacaaaagaacaaaaggagAGACTGGCAATTTCTTATAGCGTGGGTGATGGGGTTCCATTTAGAAACTGTGCATGGGATGAATTTTGAGTATGGAACTATTGTCTCATTATGcgcagtattttttttttgttttgactaAGTTATTAAACTTTTCTTTAGTTTGAAACATTTGTTTTCACTCCATTTTGTAAAGAATAAGGTTGTATATTGAATCACACACAAACCATATAAAGAGGAGggactttatttatatatatagagaccaATACCCTAACGACACGCAACCAAGCACGTGGGACACGGTAAAACACTAAGCAGCATGTACACTCGGGTTTGGTAACAAGATCGTGAAACTACCTACCTTGAGGATGTGATTTTGTAAAGATGTCCTCGAGCTAGTGTTGGAAGAGTTGCAACTAAACGAAACTGAAATAAgcattgaagaagaagatgagggtAAAGTAGCAATAAATTTTAATGGAATAATTCTTCTTATCATTCATTATTCACCATCCTACActctatggaaaaaaaaaaactgtcaggTGTGGAATGTGGAGATGAATAATGGCTTATGTATAGGAAAATTCCTAAAATAGTAGAACATTAATCTGTAATATCAATTATCTAATCGGTATAAACGAATAGTTGAAGAAGgtaaggagaaaagaaagagaaatgatgttTGTAGTTATAGAGTGAGTAAATGTTAcgtatttttttgaaaaaaaagtgagtaacttaaaaaatttaaatttttaatagaggactactttttttcaaaatgagtgcggAACGTTTGCACAACCCGTAACTACATCTTACATTACTCTATTCCTACACTGCACAgcttcaaatagaattattcttccTACTAATATATCAAATCCGTTCCAACCAAAACTCAATCTCGACAAGTTTCAGTTGGATTGTTAAACAGTTTTTTGGGTCCtagaaattttaaagaaaataattgggTGGTGGTGCTAGTTTAAAAAGTTTTTGCctgatttttgtttttccctttcatGTGATTTAGAAGACTAGTGATAGAAGTTCGGACTCTTTAATGTGGAAAAGAGGAAAATTTTAATAAGCTACAATGCGCCATTAGTAGTTTACCGTAGGGATCAATCCAGTTTACATGGCATGGCAGGCAAATGAGTGCCTTACCTTCCCTCGAGAaagtttttttggttgttggaaGGTTGATGACAGCAAATGAGGGAGCTTTATTTTGTAGAGAGTTCCCTCCCACTTTTACCAATTGCTTTTGCTTCCCTACTAATAATACTTTTCTTCCACCACCATGGCTGCATCTTCCCCTACCAACGTTTTCAACCCTTCTTCCGCCACAACACTTCCCACTGCTGAAAAACTCAGAGAAAGAGACGTCCGGACTGAAAAACAGTGTTTCCAACGCCACTTCCATACTAGAATTAAAGGTACTTTTCTCCCTTTAAGTAAGGCCTTCTACTTCCTCCTTTCGTCAGTTTCGTTGTCTCCAATCTCTGCTTCTTTCTTTGTATGAATCTCTCATTTGATGTTAACCTCTGGGTCTTtggaagaaatgagagaaagcaGATGATAAACTATGGACGTTATGCAGATGATAAACTATGAGAGAAAGCAGAGAAACCTCTGGTTCTTTGTATGAATCTCTCGTTTATCTTGTTGTTTGCAAGAAACACAATGGAGGTTACATTTGAAACTCGTATTTGATAATTCGGTATGTGCATGTCTCCTGTGATTTAGTTCTTGCCGCAGAATTCTCACACATTTGTTACAAGTTTCTGTAGCTATGATCATGCAGTAGTTCAAGGGaggaaaaatagagaagaagaggtaTGTGCACACCAAAACCAGAAACTCCAATTCATTCACACTAATTAAGTTCCATTACATCAGAAAtcaagtttaaaaattaaagaaaaaaaatattacagccTTTTTATATACCCTTTGCACacccaaaaataacaaaaagggaatccatttcaactggttaatcctaattttttttcctctttcctctATAATCTTTCATCATATATAGGCGAGCTGCCGATGACTACTTACACTCACAATGACTAGGAATGACATAACTAGTTCTGTACAAATCATAAATCAAGACCGAAATCTGGAACACCCAAAACCATatagaacaagaagaaaaacaaaagaagggaCACACCGAGCACACTGGTTTTTGTGTTAATGTCAAGGTAGTAAATCTGGCGGGGACTAAAGAACACGTTAGATGTGCTGGAAATGGCAGAATGCACCATAACATTCTAGATCTGGGGTGTTTTGGAGTGCAGATCTCAACATGTCTAACTAAAATATCATGCCAGAATGGCTGCAATCCTAGGAAACTGAATACAAATGAGAAGGCAAGACCTCAACAATGGATCTGGGCCAAGTAGAATTTGTATTAGGAGGTAGATTGTAGAAGCTGTTTATAGACTGTGGAGGAGGGATCTTTTGCAGGATGGTGGCTGTGAAAAATTGGCAAATGGGTCGGTAGAAGGGGACTCAATTCCAAGTGTTCTTAGTAGGAAGCTCCTttcctggaaaaaaaaaaaattgcaacaaaattcTGTGGTCAGATTCTGAACTATCAAATACAATAGAAAAAGTAGAACATAAGGTCAAGTCTAATTGATCTCCTCTCAAAGCTTTGCAGGTTATCCAACTCCATATCGTGAGAGCAAATGAACTATCAATCCATGGAAGGGGTAGATTCTGCACCTCTAAATTCAGTATGACCCATCACTGAAGTTCTACACTTCTACATCTTTTCGTTTCTTAATACACCGTGTAACAAATCTTGTCCTGATGAAGGAGATTAGCTCTAACTAAATGTTAACAATTAATCATCCTCACGGTGTTATGTTGTTGACAAATGACTAATTAATTCAAGGAAACATCTAGGGACCCATGGCCTAGTCAGGACATCACAATAAGATGAATGCTTTCAATACTAGCAATGACCCCTCTCCGCACTTGAGGCATTTTGTCATTTGTTCAGATATAAAAACTCAAGTTTGATCATGGTATTTTGCTTTAAAATGCCATACATTTACACACTATAGTATTTTCTTATAAACAATGGTAAAGTTGAATAtatggaaaaacaaaaatacagttATGGCTACAATACAGAAAAGGGATGAAGATGCATAAAAAGCAAATAAGCTGACTGACAGATTCTCTACAAAGATGAGAATAGGAGGAAAGATCGATAATTAATGTCTTACGTTTTATAATGGgggaaaaaatagaattagtgtGGAGGCCTGAGGATATaatgttttataatattgtaatattttttgagttttactTCAAACTTTGGTGCCTATAATAATAAAGCATGATGTAGCACTTCAAATCTTGGCCATTGTTAAAATTCTGGAATTCTTATTTATGATGTGTCAACAAGTTGTAGTCCTGTGTAATTAACAAGCCGCCTCTATGAAATTCTGTCATCCATATTTTTGTTCCTATGTTTGGTTGGGTCAACTGAAATCTCTGATCACCtacattaaataaaatcttaactgATCTTATACATATAATCTTGCtaagtaaagaaaagaaagttggcTACCATTTTTGTTTAATTCATCAAGGTACAGAATTATGAGTTCTTAGTCGAGTTCATTTTTGCACAGCTAgtctttcattattttcaaaaccTTCTCTCCAATTTCTCTTTCGtgtctttttcctcttgtttggtctgtgtgtgtgtgtgttaagaatgatggtactATCTAGTGCTGAACTGAtaaagtttcaaatttcaatcaGATTGAACCTTGGCAGTCTTAGTGGTAAGGTTTTCAATATACTGAAATGGTAACATCTGTTGTGGCTGCACTACAATTACCGGCTTTACTATCAAAAGATCAAATCATACTAATGTGCCCATGAATATCAGAGACGTGAAGTCCCTCTTCCATTACTGCTACCACTAATCCTTGGTTCATAGTCCTGGTGATGGCTTGACCATTAGAAGAATCAttcatattgtttttaatttgcacTTGATGTTAATCACTGGCTTGATAAATGCTATAGTTAAACCCAACTTTTTTGCCACCAATCTGTCTTTTTCTTCCCTGTAATGGCTAAATAGGTACTCTAAGCTGCTTCTGAGATTACAATCATTGGACTCACTGTATTCCTCTTCTCCACCATACCATTAATGCTAAATAAGGTGGTGATTCATGAACAGTGACTAGCACTGCTAAGTTTTCTGGCAGTAGGCTTGATAGTTTACTAACTTGTAACTTCTAGTACTATTGCTAATTGGATTACTGAGACATATTTGCTATTGCTGATATAAAATACCACACTATATtgcttataaataaataacatacgAAAATGGATTTTCTAGGTAGAATAAAAGTTTTTGAATAACTCAcactttctgaaaattttgggCTAGGTATCCCTGCTGCTAATGATCTGAACAACGGGGTTACTTGAAGAGGGGAACCAAACTCTGTACTTGATGAGGCAGAAACAACTCCATCATTGACTACTTGTTCATCACAAGACATGAAAATCCCTGCAATAATTTAGATGTTATTATCAGTAGTGCTAATTCAGTAGAGAAATTCCATAGTAAATAAGTAAAGAAAGCTTATCGGCCCTTGTATCCAATGTAAGATTTCATTACCTTGCTTTGTAGTTGCACCAGAAGTCACTCCTGTCTCAAATTCACCAACATCCGCATACTCTCCAATATGAAATGATTGTGGCCTAGTTCTGATATCCTGATGCAGGGAACATATCTCAACTTGTGCTTGCTCCATTTTGTTTCCATCTATATTCGACAGTAGAGTTGATCCTGTACTGTATTCAGAGCTTCCAGGAGACTCATCACACAGATCAGGTTGCCTAAAGTATAAAGACAACCAATTAGATGTTGATGGGGAGTAATACCTACTCAAATCATTCATCCTAAACGGAAAAAATGCCTTCTTAAATTTGAACATTAATccacaacataaaatatatatgttaccTCCAGGATGGTAGACTTCCCTCATCACTATTACTGAAGTTAATATCTTCAAGTTGAAGATCAATATCAGAGATTCTGTATGTGAGGATATCACTTTCTTTACTTCGGTTCAGAAAATCTTGAAGAACCTGAATATTTGTATTAGATGAATGTTAGAGAACACAAAAACTCGTGTGTATTATATTTAAAGCTCTGCTCTAAGGACGACATATGGAGTACTCCAGCACTGATGgcgaatgtttaaaaaataagaaaaaaaatccaagcaCATACATGTGGATTTCAAGGGAATCAATCCCATGTTGCTTTTATTATGCGAGTACTTGCACTTTGGCCACACAGAAAGGCAAGAGATTTTGACTAAAACAAATGAATATGATGAGGATATTATTCTCATTTAGAATGACACGGCCAtaggaatgagaaaaaaaatccatgtaTTTAGTTGGTGCAAGGAATTGAACTAACAGTTGATCATGTGTGTACTATAATATTGTTACTAACCCAACTTGATGGACCCTTCAAGGAGGAAATATTGGGCACTGTTAGTTGAAAACCAAGCAGTTACAAAATTACTTCTAACCTTCCAAGCATTTTCCAGACTCTGATCTGTATTCTCTGTATTAACTTTTAGAGCAAGTGAGCTGAGCAATTCTGCTTGTTGCATCAACGCAATTATCTTTGGGTCATCTTTCTTGAGATATGTACCTTGAATCCTGTCATTCTGAGctgcttttgtaaaaaaaaaattaaaaaaatggaagagtAAGATTAAATCTTGTAAAAGTTTGATTGAGGAAAACAAACAACCGACAGAAAACAGAATTGTCATGGTGAAAAATAGACCAACATGGTGTGTCAGTcatattaaagaaaatggtGTCCAATTCTAATACTCTTTCTCCAAATGTGCTTCTCAGGCTTTGAAAGAGCAATCTGAAGCACTAAACAAAAAGACATTTCTATGTGCTAGATTACCATCGTTGAAGTGATCGTTGTCATCATTGACATGATGTTGGTCTGCCAAGTTATTAACACTGTGGATGTTCTGAGCCAACACAGCAAAAGGAGCTCGCAGCTGCTGATTCATAGTTCCACACTGCTTACGTAATCCGTCTCTTAAGGTGTAATTTTCTGTGATATCAGGGATGAAGGTTGGCCTGAATGGTAAAAATAGTGAGTTCTACCCTGTAAGCACAAATACGAATGGCATTTGTACGTATACACATTCAACTTTTACTGTACCTAATCTTCTTTAAAGGTGCTGCAGTCTCAGCTCCATCTGTACTGAACCCATTTTGGGATACAACCCTTTTGTTGTTCATGTTAATGTATGAACCGGAATTCTCTTTTGGTTGGGCTTCATATTTTGCTCTCTTTTTGCACAGAGTGGAGAAACGGTTTTTCACAGCGTTATCCGTTCTGCAGAGGCAGCATGACAGATTAAAAACTTAAGCTTTATACTCACTGTAGAAATACATTTTGATTGCACAGAACAGGGAAGTCATCTTTATATACCTGCCTGAAACCACCTTCGCTATTTCCGTCCATCTATTACCAAATATCTTCTGAGCCTGCACATCCAGTAATGGATTAATGATAATCAATGCGAGAAAAAAGGTTGTATGGATTAATGCTAATCAATGCGagaaaaaaggttgtgggtacTCTTTTTTAAGCTAAACAAGAAAGATAGCAAAACTTCGTGACTGTAAATATGCTCTCAAATAATCACCCAAAAGATATAGAGATATTCATCATCAGAGATGCATAAACTGTGAGCCTGTGACATTATAGTACTTATGAAAACAGAGCATGAATTACCTCGCATAAGAGCATGTCTTCCTCGGGCGACCAGCCCCCTTTCTTGAAATCAGAATTCAAGTACGTGTACCACCTGCAATATAAATGGTTGTccatagtaataaataaatattacaaattcaaAAGGATggacaaaatgtcaaaaatcaGTCCGAACTAACCTTCTTCTGCACTGTCTGGTCGTCTTATCCTTGAACTTGGATGCAATAATCGTCCAACTGCTTTTTTACATAGATTACAACCACCCAATTAAATTGCAATTAGATGAACAAAAGACACAAACGGAGATAAAGGAAACTGAGTTCATACTTTCCCGTCCCATGAAGGCAAATTTGCTGGCGGAGTATATCATCCTCCTGCAAATCACAAAACCTTGTATTTATCAGAACCAAACAAGAAACTGTTTTGAAGATCGATAGatgaaacagagagagagagagagagagagagagagagagcaaaggaagagagaaagaaaaagaaggagacCTCCTGATTCCATGTAACAATGTGGCGCTCCTTCTTCTTCGAATCTTCGTTTGCAGGCGGCTTCTTCGTTTTCTTATTCATCTCGTGGATTGTTTTAGTGACTCTCAGtctgctttctttctttctttctcggACGCTCTTCTCCCTTCCTCTTTATTAAAACCAACTTAGCATGCTAAAGCCAAAACCTTTTTGGCGTTACAGTAATCTACCATTAAAGTTAAATACCGTACGTTCCCTCTCTCTAACTTTCTTTGTTCCTTCCTTTCTTATCTTTACTGCTACTGTTTGGTTCAAAACGGGGAACCGTAAGCACAATCCCAAAGCTCATACAAAAGCCCTACAGCCCCCTACACACTATAAAAAAATCGCCTTGGATTCTCAACTTTTCAGTCCACCTTTGTTCTTGCTGTTGCCTGGATTCGATCAAAATCACCACCGGCTAAATCAGAAGAACAAAAGGACAGAAACAGAGTACGATCAATACATTATAACTCTGTAGTTGTTTTGTGCGATTCCATCCTAATATCCAAATAACAAGCTTTTTAGTTGGGTTTCTCGAAATCCGAGCAAGAAACGGTTTTTCGAATATGGGTATGTTCGTATATTCATACAGTGTAATAAAACAGAATGAATCTCAGAAATACGAACttacaaatctaaaaaaaacacTCGCTACAATACAATGGTGAAGGGGTGCTGGTGTTCTGGTCCTGTAGTGATCGACAGTTTCTGATATAGGAAAGAATAAACTGATGATCTGCTGTTTCTGAAgccttatctctctctctctctctctctctcgaaatTTTTGAAACGAGGGACCGTGTGTGTATTTTTGGTTTCCTccctatttttaattttctcgaagaataataaaaataatttaaatcaacGAATTCTTGGTATAGTGCGCGGGTATGAGAGGAAGTTTGAAAAACAAACGCTGAATTTCATGAGATCACATTAATGAATGGTGAAGTGGACTATGCCCACCTTGCACATTAAAAAGTgttcaaaatttatttcttcttatgTTTTTTCTAGGAGGGAAAATCCTTGCTCACATATCAAACTTTGTATATACATACCTAATCTAGAAATTATTTTAGCTTGAAAAAGTTCACATATATATACTCGTAATATTCCTAAATAATATCCGTGTAATATCGTTAATATGATTCATTGGAACGGGAGTCTTACATCAATAATGCCACGTGAATGTTACGTTCTTCAATATTACTGCTTAAAGTTACtgcttgaatattttaatttttttaatgattaaaaatatttaaaaaatgataaaacaaaaaatttatactaaCAGTACACCCAACGATAAAAGCTGGACAGCTCGCTAGCACCACTCATGTTCATATTTAGTAGGTTTAGTCATCACTTTCAAGTATGACTTGT carries:
- the LOC109019224 gene encoding UDP-galactose/UDP-glucose transporter 3, coding for MEAHGVGLRRVLVLAFCVAGIWSAYIYQGFLQETLSTKRFGADGKRFEHLSFLNLAQNVVCLIWSYIMIKLWSGGSNGGAPWWTYWSAGITNTIGPAMGIEALKYISYPAQVLAKSSKMIPVMLMGSFVYGIRYTFPEYLCTLLVAGGVSIFALLKTSSKTISKLAHPNAPLGYGLCFLNLAFDGFTNATQDSISARYPKTSAWDIMLGMNLWGTIYNMVYMFGWPQASGFEAIQFCKQHPEAAWDIFLYCLCGAVGQNFIFLTISRFGSLANTTITTTRKFVSIVVSSLLSGNPLSTKQWGCVVMVFSGLSYQIYLKWKKLQRLQKKRKPM
- the LOC109019214 gene encoding transcription factor MYB124-like isoform X1: MNKKTKKPPANEDSKKKERHIVTWNQEEDDILRQQICLHGTGNWTIIASKFKDKTTRQCRRRWYTYLNSDFKKGGWSPEEDMLLCEAQKIFGNRWTEIAKVVSGRTDNAVKNRFSTLCKKRAKYEAQPKENSGSYINMNNKRVVSQNGFSTDGAETAAPLKKIRPTFIPDITENYTLRDGLRKQCGTMNQQLRAPFAVLAQNIHSVNNLADQHHVNDDNDHFNDAAQNDRIQGTYLKKDDPKIIALMQQAELLSSLALKVNTENTDQSLENAWKVLQDFLNRSKESDILTYRISDIDLQLEDINFSNSDEGSLPSWRQPDLCDESPGSSEYSTGSTLLSNIDGNKMEQAQVEICSLHQDIRTRPQSFHIGEYADVGEFETGVTSGATTKQGIFMSCDEQVVNDGVVSASSSTEFGSPLQVTPLFRSLAAGIPSPKFSESERSFLLRTLGIESPSTDPFANFSQPPSCKRSLLHSL
- the LOC109019214 gene encoding transcription factor MYB124-like isoform X2, which encodes MNKKTKKPPANEDSKKKERHIVTWNQEEDDILRQQICLHGTGNWTIIASKFKDKTTRQCRRRWYTYLNSDFKKGGWSPEEDMLLCEAQKIFGNRWTEIAKVVSGRTDNAVKNRFSTLCKKRAKYEAQPKENSGSYINMNNKRVVSQNGFSTDGAETAAPLKKIRPTFIPDITENYTLRDGLRKQCGTMNQQLRAPFAVLAQNIHSVNNLADQHHVNDDNDHFNDAQNDRIQGTYLKKDDPKIIALMQQAELLSSLALKVNTENTDQSLENAWKVLQDFLNRSKESDILTYRISDIDLQLEDINFSNSDEGSLPSWRQPDLCDESPGSSEYSTGSTLLSNIDGNKMEQAQVEICSLHQDIRTRPQSFHIGEYADVGEFETGVTSGATTKQGIFMSCDEQVVNDGVVSASSSTEFGSPLQVTPLFRSLAAGIPSPKFSESERSFLLRTLGIESPSTDPFANFSQPPSCKRSLLHSL